agatttgtccaaataagaaacagaaattaagttccgTCTAAATGACGGTACAATAAAAGTGTCTTTTAAATCCAAATAATATCCGGtacacaataacaatctaaatatTCCTATAGCTTCCACATCTACCGATTTTTCGTCCCCCACATAAATGCTTCTCTCAGCATTATTAGGCCTTCGGTAGCTTAGGCAACCTTGCATTGATACACTGATGTTAGTTGTTGCACCGGAGTCTAACCACCAAGTGTTTCTAGGTACTGAAGTTAAATTGATTTCTGAACAAACCAAAGTAAGGAATGTTCCCTTTTTAGCATGCCAAGCATGATATTTAgcacagtccttctttaaatgcccagatttcttgcagaagaaacaagtatcatccttattttgtttcttctgtactgggtccttatcagcctcattctttccatatttgtattttcttttcttgcccttaaAGTTGGTTTCGTTTAAAACCAGTACTGAATTgaggttagcagatatttttataagAGAACCTAAATAAGAGAACAACAGATAACCAGAAATTATGCTCATATTTAttaccataaacttaagtaaattcaaataatgatataacccatctcaagataccaagtgcaacattaatatcttgtctttggacttcaatattaattgctagtggtagtcttgttgtaatgatcaaatactgataataagacatgtcaaatgaaaaacccatctttggattgatttatcatttacatgtataactttataattatcaCGTATTTACCATTACAGGTGTGTATAAAATCCTGCCAGTCATTAACCTTCCTTTGGGCCGGATAATTACCGCATGGATGTAAATAcacactacatttaatattttcatgagaaatgttatatatgagaggtcactttggcgacttcatatattaaattactcaatctaatattaaacaatcactaattgaatttaaaccatattagtcaaattgacttgatttgttgactaaaatatttaaagcatgtaaatcattcaatttatgtcaacaaacaactttatagaacCAATACTATGTTTAATCCAACATAATATTGTAACAATATTATTAAATcaacataatattgcaacaatatctaattaattaaattcatattaattagataaaatccaaaaacaatattattaaaccaacataatattgcaataatatctaattaattaaattcatattaattagataaaatccaaaaagaaTTTGGAAAATTTATGCCTTATAgtgcaaaaaataaatttttgcaTATTGATGAATAGGAAAAGACACGAAGTGGAAAAGATAATCCAAAATTAAACTGATATTACATCAGAAAAAGACACTGAATTGAATGTGAAGCATGCtgtagcatgattacataaatcCATAATCTTTTTCAACGATAATAGAACCAAATCACTTCaaaatagcatgattacataaaactatcatctttcccaatgatgatagaaccaaattactttattgatgaaaacatcattaaaattcatgagaaaacaagcttaaatgttcatcaatcattgtaggatggctctgataccatttgtaggggttctttttaacatatcaaatatggatcaaacaattgttttatagaatcaaaaccgaatagatccaaaataatggattaagaatgtttccataaaacttatttaatccactataatatgcatgaaatcctacaataattgataaacatattaacacggaagcgtacctgatgaatccattagagtattttctgaattgatcggtgatttggtcttccaattgcagagtaccttttgaactttagatttctccttgacaggtgaagagaaacttcattcgatactgcaaccggggaccataaccttatttatagtcataactgatgaatctacaattatgattgtattcataattgatgaatctgcaattatgcctcaagagtttcatattcctaacttatctcgtcattaagttaggaacatgatggtatccacacaattaattttcataacaattatgtcccttagccaaataactttactttaattggatcactttaattttggctaatcaaaataatggcttaacacatttaattatacatgtgtgaccctTAAAATTCCAACAGTAATGTGATAGTCCTTATCGTTGCTCAAGTTACAAGCCAAGTATGCGTGATCTGCAATCAAGCACTTGCATGAATTTTGTATGGCAGCTACTTGTCTGCATTTTTCTCTTTTCCTTGCTGCTTTCTGTTCGCCATGCTTGGGGGTTAATTTGGATTTTCTTACATTTGAATGGATTCTTTGGTAATAAATTCTTGTTGACTAGTTTCTCATATTCTGATTTATTAGTCCAATTCATGAAAATGAAGTGATCCTGGTTTTTATAGCATTGCTACATGTCCTTGGGATGGTCCCATGCTGTTCGTTCTCCATGGAGTAGCAATGAAGTCTTTGTACTGAAAAAGCGTAACTATAGGCTATTACCTCTATGCCACACGCAAAACCCACTGCTGGACAACTGAATTTTCACTCGTGATTTGGATGGAACTTGTTATTCCAACTTCAATTCATGAAGCAAAGGCTCATGTAAGTACGCATGTAATTCTTTTAAGTATCTATATACTCATGCAAATATGTCAATGTCCATGTTAATTTGTGTATCTTTTATATAAAAGAGTTGAATTGCCTGTGTGAAACAATATATGACTAGCATTGTAAGGAATATCAAATAGCTGACTAGCTCTGCGAGGTCAAGAAGTAAAAGTTTATATTTGAGAATCAAGGCAAATTCTTGAAATTTCTTTAGGTTTGCAAAAGATGATGTAAGCAAATGATTTGCCAGTCAACATGCCGCACATTTTTTTTGGATATTGACTGTTTCTCAAATACGATATGCTTGGCCATATTACACCTTCTGCAGCTGTTTCTGTCATATTTATCACTTTTCAGAGATATAATTCAATTAGAATATAACTTTGATGCATTTGCAAAGTTGAAACAAGTGATATGTAGCGGCAGTAACAGTTGACTGGATGTTGCAGATAATTTTTGGTTTGTCTGACTCATtgcaattgattattatttttcagaATTCACCAGCACTGCACTTTTCCAGGATATATGGAGATGCCAATAGACATAAAATTTAGGAGGTTATTGGGAAAAGCAATTTACTACAGAGTTATTTGTTCGGCAGTTGATGGTTGATACTCTTACTGGAAAGACTGTGATGATCGAGAAGATATAAATTAAGGTGGTTATTCGAAAAAGGAAGTTACGGAGTTGTTTAGTCAGAGCATTTGACAGTAGATGAAAGAAAGTTACGATGAAGAAGATATGTGGGATCAAGCTTCTCTGACTTGTGAGACATCCGGATACTCTAAAGATCAAGAACAATCATGTTGCCTCCATCAAGGAGGGGATTGAAAAAATTTTTTGAGCTCATGGAGACAGATCTTCACCAAATTTATCAAGGCTAATGATGCTGACAGGAGAAAATATTCCTTCTTTTTTACCTATACCAATGGCTGCACACATTAAAGTATATCTATAAAGGTCAGATCATATTTTCCGGTGATATGTTGCTAGGATCATGTGATTTAAACCAGCCATTAGCTTTAGTTTTTCTCTTGACTTaggaaaattataatttttttttaatgtatattGCTTACTGCTTTTTGACTAACTTGTTGTGGTTGCAACTGATTTTCTTAAAACTAGAGAAGTTCGTCGACAATTTGGTATTAGAACTCATAGCGTCTTGGAGTTTGGATGGTTCTCTTCTTTAAGTTCCCATCTTGGATTGGTTAGAAACTGAATTCGTGATCTGCATCCTCTTGAATAGGTCAATTTACTAGGtcttcttttttggtttttaGGAAACAAATATTATTGCAGCTTTGTTGTTTAAATTTCCTGTCTTATCCGAGTAAACCTTTTGATGCTTCCTCTGATCTTCTTCAACAAGAGCTTGAATTCAAGCATTGTGTAATTCACATTGTGTCAATTCACTTTCTTAGGAAGTAACAACCCATGCCATTCGCTGACGTTCCTAATGCTGATCCTTTTTGTACTGGAACTCATGGAGAACTTGTTGGCCTTTTGATCCCAAAGGATGGGTAATTGGCTGAAGAGGTtatgtttttattttgtttgttggTTCTTAATTTTTTTGTGGAAATTTTGAAGAGACAGATTTGTTGCTTTTCAATATATGTTACCTTCTATAATTACTATTCACGTGGTAGTCTCTTCCATACTTGATTGTGATAGTTtatcctctctttttttcttttttctttttttacataTGTTTGACCTTTTTTGAATAAGATCGAGGTTTGACATACTGATATGCTCATccatttaaagatttttttttctttattctttACATTTATGTTTGGTTGAAGTGTGAAGAATATTTTCGGTGAAATGGGTATGATAAGCTGTTAACCAATGCTGCAGATATTATCTGTGCTTTTTAAAAGTAGCCGATGTTCGTATTCAATGCTTTGTGCAGTGTGTTCAGCGTAAATTTCATTATTGTCACGGAATTTAATTCTCCAATTATTTCCTTTTCATTCGTAAATGATTGAAATCTGGGAAGAATGGGCACACCTGCCACTAATGCTGCTTTGCTACATCTTTAGATCGAAGTATAATTTCATATTCCAAGATGACAAATAAAAATCAGGCATTTTCACTCCCCGCCCACAAAATATTACGCCACCAGATGGAGGGAGGCAGTGATGGGGAGGGACAACGCTACTACTGTTAAACAAGTGAGATGGTTTATTTTTCAATGCAAAACACCAGTGTTGATGGGAAGGATATACAGCCTTTGGATTTGGTTTTGGTTACAATCATCATCTCAagtgaaataaaataaaataaaaactaacTATTCACAGGTATGGGTTACCTTTTTGAGGAAGAATCTCGAAGTTTAGAGGAACCAATATACTATAGTGATATCTCAACAAaacaactgctgctgctgctgctgctgctcctccctAGTGCCGAATTTCTGTGCAATAATGGGACGGACATCTTCAGCACCGACCAGCGTCTCAAGGAAGGGGAGTATTTGAACCAAAGCATGGTCTGATGGGTCATCAAACCAACTCTCAATTGGTATGCCGTTGTTAACATGCAAATGGAAAACCTGAAAAATAAGGGGAGAGAAAAAGGGGAACCAATCAccccttttgttaaaaatattatgTGATTTTATCCTCCTACTGTGAAAAGAAACAGCAAAAAATATTCAACTACCGACAGTGTTAAAAACTGACAATACCTGTGGAGAATTGTCAATTATTGCGACTTTTGCAAGGTCAATCCCCAAAATACCAAGGTCCTTGGTGCAGCTACCTTCTGAGAATATGCACGATTCCCGATACATACGCTTAGAAATTATCTTGTGGTCTGGATCCAGCATGTCAAGTAACTGCGCAGCATATACGCTTTGACTAGCCGTAAAAATAACAATTTCAAACATTTGAGCGACTCTCTCAAGGAACATTTGTAGAAAAGGCCTCCGTCTTACATATACAGTATGAGTTTGCACGTCCAAGATAATAGGAAAGGTGAAATCAGCCCCATCACAAGGCTCCAGCGTAGAGTGGACAAGAGTTTCTGCAGACACACGAGACTGGGATTAGTTTCAAAACATTCACAGGAAACAAGACAACTAGATAAGAtcaggtaaataaataaataaataaataaataaaaagttctaatgataatgggaacaatgaaaggaaacaaaaataacatcaatataaaatGTCCAAAGAGAAAAAAATGCAACAGATGTTGACTAAACTTACCATCTAAATCAAGCACAAGAGTTATGGGCTTCCTTTGTTGTGTTTCCTTCGGCGATAGATTAGGACAACTAGATGAAACTGCCTGCGGGAAATCAGGTGAGGTTCTGGACAGTAACTGTTGATTAAACCACTCTGATACTTGCAAATCATCAGACGGACAATTTACGTCAACTTCTTGATGAGTAGCTAAGTAGAAGCATGCATCATTGGAGTTCGTCATGGTTCCTTGATTTGAATCACTATCAAGAACATCACTGGTTTCCATCGTCCTCTCAAGGAATGGCGGCATCATGCATTTCTCTGCCGCATCAATCGGTATGTCACAATTACTATACTCATAATGAGTACAAAACACATCTGAAAGATCTATGCTACCATCAAAAGGTAACCAAGAAACACTCTCTGAGGGGAATTTCAATAATGTGCAAGCTTGATAATCTGTGAAGCCACGGTTTTCATCCTCTCCTTCATCCGCAACCAGATTAGGCAAATTAGCACTTCCATGATTAACTGAAAATAAGGGAAAATTGGTGTTTATTGCATTAACTCAGAAAAGGAATTTACTACTTATGTCgagaaaagattcatatattgtGCCTAATTTTTTATCAGTACATCATGTGTTATATTAAACTTAAAGGCAAGGCAAATAGAATAATTTTCAAGGACCAGTACCTTCGTCAAAGATATTAGTTGGCTTCAAAAGAGAATCGCCATGCTCAAATTTGGTTGAGAATATTGTTTCTAACTCGTGTGGTATAGTGGCTGACGGTGAACCCTGCAGCAGCAAGCGAAATAGTCAcaggaaaatataaaaataaattaatctacAAATACACGACAATTGGAAAACAAGCATTTCAACCAGAAATTTAAATATTAACATAAAACAAACATAGTCATTCAACATCATAACTTCAATGACCAAATACAGAAACAATTATGCCAACGGTGAACAATCCCCATGAGCCCTCATAGAAGTCCACATGCAACTGTCGTCTACTTGACAGCACTGGACAAGAGCCATTTGACCCACTCTTCATCCTTAAAATTTGACAATAACTGCACCTGCATCACTTGAACCTATGACAAGTATATGATCTCACCACATATACATGAAAATTCCAAAGTAATGCCTTAATGacattattatattttagcgcacAATATTTATGAGAAGCTTGCATGTTTCCCATATCTTATTCTTCTTTGTTTCTCATGTAGAGCTGAAGTGTATATCTTTGACAACTATGATCCTACATCATTGTGTAATACAATCTTCAAACCGTTCATCTCCTAATCCATGTCTACCTACCACAGAAACATTAAACATAGCAAATTGCCATTTAGTTTCACTATTATTAAACATAAACAAGTGAATATGTCCAGCAAGATCTTCCTGGAAACAGGAAACATTTGCTGGTACCACATTTCCTCCTCAGCTTGATCAGCATGAGGTCCATTTAATAGCTAGGAATGGATTACATTGAAAATTAGAGCCAGTTTGATAATTACCTGGTGGGTCGGGTGGGAAAATCCCTAAAATTGGCACAAATTAGATAAGTATGGATCTTTCTCCAGTGCctcaaaagggaaaaagagacaGGAAGGGTGTGGCTTTATCGTTAGACCTCCTAATGGCTCTCTGTTATTTGCAGCCACTTCACTAGGGAAATTCTAACCGGTGCCCCGAAAGAGGAATCAACATGGGTTGTAAACAATGAGGCCCAAAATATTTGTGTTGAAAATGAATAGAGGAATTTTTGTCATTTTGTATTTTTATGTTAAATACTTCTATTGACAACAGGACTACATAATTCTGAGAGAAGCTAACTGGTGGTTGATTGGCTGGCTGATCATGGGATGATGTTTGGGTCTTTATTTTTGGTCTTACTCAGTATAGCATGAGTTAGCCTTAACTGAATAACTTTATTTTATAAACATATAAAAATAAGAACATAAGAACATAGCTTATTCAGACACCTATATTAAATTCCAAGAGATTTCAATGTTTTCTGAAATTTAAACCCCTATCCAAGAAAACCCATCCCCATCAATGGCCACGTCCATATGTCACCTATTAGTGGTTTCCAGGATATTTCATTAGTTGAAGGTTAAAAGTTAAAACTAATGAAAAATTTGGATTTATCCTTAGAAGAAGGAAATGTGATTATAATATTCCTCCAAACtttaaaaatatcatataaatatcCTTCTCAGGGGTATATATAAAAGAATttgactcaaaaaattataatatgccACTGAACCCTTGTATATAATGACAGTAAGTGCAACAttagaaaaatctaaaaataggGTCTTCTGCATGGGCACACACAGTTCTGCTTCTGATTTGTTGCAATATAACACTTCATCGTATTTTCCCAATTGAACAACTAACCTAATCACCTCATGCTTGTGCTCTATTTgctcaaataaaaatataaccaTTCGATCATTCCAATCTCATCCTTTTgtcccagtgatttaaaaagcgctaggcgccaaggtccaaaaacacccgaggtgctaggcgttcgcccgagcgaaacgagatgttaaaatataaaaatatataatataattaataaatataattatttaaattaaaatatgatattaaattaagaaatcttgtaaaattacaatatcacattaacaaaaaatcacaaaattaaaaacgataatttcaaataaataaaaattaatagtattaaaatcaaaataatatattatcaatctaataaataaaaataatgttaCTAGTATACAGCTAGTAGTATACtgctaatatattgttaacaatacACGAAGTGAGAATAGTGTGAATAAGAAGATCGAGGTTACTGACTGAAAGTAgcagtagcagcgagcagcgacagtgatagcaacgggagcgggagcggcgagcgacgacagtggcaacggCAACAGCGATAGCAGGAGCGACGACAATGGCAGCAACAGCGGTAGCAGTGagtagcgggagcgggagcgacgagcggcgatagtggcagcgacagcggtagaAGCAAGCAGCGGCAACaggagcgacgagcggcgacagtggcagcgacagcgagagcgggagcgacgagcagggttagggttgggaagtcgtCAGACGAAGGatgatatcgatgctttagttggttcgattgaaccaactaaagcaccgaagaccgAACTTGACCTAAAATGCTAGTTCgaacgcctggtttaacccgagtgctcgctcgaagt
The DNA window shown above is from Musa acuminata AAA Group cultivar baxijiao chromosome BXJ2-4, Cavendish_Baxijiao_AAA, whole genome shotgun sequence and carries:
- the LOC103981479 gene encoding uncharacterized protein C2F7.02c isoform X2 — its product is MAALRMKRKSNKGRVRLCSARARYKFIKTSQSLASQGKTEMNTSIQFHQDGCLSSVVPSGYLLSTVPSDTEQSGSNVVVTGFNETSTKLWNLLSSDLLPVGRQGSPSATIPHELETIFSTKFEHGDSLLKPTNIFDEVNHGSANLPNLVADEGEDENRGFTDYQACTLLKFPSESVSWLPFDEKCMMPPFLERTMETSDVLDSDSNQGTMTNSNDACFYLATHQEVDVNCPSDDLQVSEWFNQQLLSRTSPDFPQAVSSSCPNLSPKETQQRKPITLVLDLDETLVHSTLEPCDGADFTFPIILDVQTHTVYVRRRPFLQMFLERVAQMFEIVIFTASQSVYAAQLLDMLDPDHKIISKRMYRESCIFSEGSCTKDLGILGIDLAKVAIIDNSPQVFHLHVNNGIPIESWFDDPSDHALVQILPFLETLVGAEDVRPIIAQKFGTREEQQQQQQQLFC
- the LOC103981479 gene encoding uncharacterized protein LOC103981479 isoform X1, which produces MAALRMKRKSNKGRVRLCSARARYKFIKTSQSLASQGKTEMNTSIQFHQDGCLSSVVPSGYLLSTVPSDTEQSGSNVVVTGFNETSTKLWNLLSSDLLPVGRQGSPSATIPHELETIFSTKFEHGDSLLKPTNIFDEVNHGSANLPNLVADEGEDENRGFTDYQACTLLKFPSESVSWLPFDGSIDLSDVFCTHYEYSNCDIPIDAAEKCMMPPFLERTMETSDVLDSDSNQGTMTNSNDACFYLATHQEVDVNCPSDDLQVSEWFNQQLLSRTSPDFPQAVSSSCPNLSPKETQQRKPITLVLDLDETLVHSTLEPCDGADFTFPIILDVQTHTVYVRRRPFLQMFLERVAQMFEIVIFTASQSVYAAQLLDMLDPDHKIISKRMYRESCIFSEGSCTKDLGILGIDLAKVAIIDNSPQVFHLHVNNGIPIESWFDDPSDHALVQILPFLETLVGAEDVRPIIAQKFGTREEQQQQQQQLFC